GAAGCTGCTAACCATTGCCGCTTCGTTTGACCTTGGGATCACGGACCGAAGCATGGATAACCGCAGCGACATCTGGCGTGGCATCGACACCATCAAGGCGCGTTTCATCGACCTCAGCGACAAGGTCTGGGGCATTCCCGAGGTGTGCTACACCGAGGCGCGGTCCGCCGCCGAGCATCTCGCCGAACTGCGCCATCAAGGCTTCCGCATCACCGAGAACGTCGCCGGCATCCCGACCGCGCTGATGGGCGAGTGGGGCGAGGGCGGTCCGGTCATCGCCTTCATGGGTGAATATGACGCGCTGCCGGGATTGAGCCAGGAGGCGGGCATCGCCGAACACCGTCCGATCGAGACCGGCGGCCATGGTCATGGCTGCGGTCATAATCTGCTCGGTTCCGCCGCGCTGCTCGCCGCGACTGCAGTGAAGGACTGGCTTGCCGAGACCAAGGTGCCCGGTCGCGTGCGCTATTACGGCTGCCCTGCGGAAGAAGGCGGCGCGGCAAAGGCCTTCATGGTGCGCTCCGGCGCATTCGAAGATGCCGACATCGCCATCACCTGGCATCCGCACAGCTTCTGGGAAGTCGCGGTGACGCCCTCGCTCGCCAATACGCGCGCTGATTTCATCTTCACCGGCCGCACCTCGCATGCGGCGGCCTCGCCGCATCTCGGCCGTTCCGCGCTCGATGCGGTCGAGCTGATGAACGTGGGCGTGAACTACATGCGCGAGCACATGCCGAGCGATGCGCGCGTGCACTACGCTTTGCTCGACACCGGCGGCATCGCTCCCAATGTGGTGCAGGCCCATGCGCGCGTGCGCTATTCGATCCGCGCGCGCGATCTTCCCGGCATGAACGAGCTGGTCGAGCGTGTGTCCAAGATTGCGCAGGGCGCAGCGCTGATGACCGAGACCAAGGTGGAGATGAAGATCATCTCCGCGGTTTCCAACATCCTGCCGAACGCGCCGCTGGAACAGGCGCTGCACCGGGTGATGGAAGAACTCGGACCGCCGCATTTCGACGACGCTGACAAGAGCTTTGCCAGCCAGATCCGCGCCACGCTGAGCGACAAGGATATCGCCTCAGTCTACTACGCAATCGGCATGGAGCCGACCGATCGGCCGTTGGCCGACTTCCTGGTGCCGCTGGATGCCAAGCGCAACCCGCTGGTGGGCTCCACCGATGTTGGCGACGTGAGCTGGGTGGTGCCGACCGCGCAGGTCCACGCACCGACGGTTGCAATCGGCACGCCCTTCCACACCTGGCAGGTGGTGGCGCAGGGCAAGAGCGCCCATGCCCACAAGGCCATGGTGCAGGCGGCCAAGGCCATGGCCGGGCTAGGCATCAAGGCGCTCACGGAACCGGAGCTGATCAAGTCTGCCAAGGCCGATCTTCAGAAGCGGACGGCCAAGACGCCTTACGTTTGTCCGTTGCCGGACCACGTGGCGCCGCCGCTCGATATGTCCGTGGCGTAGAATTTCGCCTCGATACTTCGTCTGATCCGGCGAACAAATTTTCCGCAGTGCAGCGCGCAATCCAGCATGTTTGATGCTGGATTGCCGAGCGGATGGGCTAACGGAACGCGGTTCTGTCCATCGGACAGCCAGAAGACCGTTTGCACACACACGGTCCCAGTTGACGTGCACCCCATTCGGTGTGCCATCTACCGCCAGCCAAAATGGGCGGCCGCATTTGACTGCCGCCTTCATCACTATGGGAAACCAGACGGGGGACAACCATGCTGGATAAAGAACTGCGTTCGATGATCGGCCAGGTGAAGGACGGGCGTATGGATCGCCGCGCCTTCATCCAGCGCATGGCTGCCGTGGGCCTGACCGCGCCGCTGGCCAACCAGATCCTCGCGCTGGGAGGCGTCGCCATGGCCCAGGGCGCCTCGACCTATAAGCCGACCAAGCGTGGCGGCGGTGGTGCGCTGAAGCTGTTGTGGTGGCAGGGCCCGACCTTGCTCAATCCGCATTTCGCCACCGGCACCAAGGACCAGGACGGTGCGCGCCTGTTCTACGAGCCGCTTGCCTGCTGGGATCCTGACGGCAACATGAAGCTGGTTCTCGCCGCAGAAATTCCCTCGATCCAGAACGGCGGCTTGGCCGCCGACGGCAAGTCGGTGACTTGGAAGCTCAAGCCCGGCGTCAAATGGCATGATGGCACGCCGTTCACAGCTGACGACGTCGTGTTCAACTGGGAATACTCAAAGGATCCGGCGACCTCCGCACTGACGATCGCGACGCTGCGCGAAATCACGGTCGAGAAAGTGGATGACCTCACGGTCCGCATCCTCTTCAACAAGCCGACGCCATTCTGGGCCGATGCCTTCGTCGGTGCGCCCAACACCATCATCCCGAAACATCTGTTTCAGGACTACAAAGGGTCCAAATCGCGGGAGGCGCCGACCAACCTCTCTCCGGTCGGCACCGGCCCCTACAAGTTCGTCGAGTTCAAGCCGGGCGATCTCGTCCGCGGTGTGCTCAACCCCGATTATCACATGCCGAACCGTCCCTATTTCGACTCCGTCGAGATGAAGGGCGGCGGCGACG
This genomic stretch from Bradyrhizobium sp. CCGB12 harbors:
- a CDS encoding M20 family metallopeptidase is translated as MDNRSDIWRGIDTIKARFIDLSDKVWGIPEVCYTEARSAAEHLAELRHQGFRITENVAGIPTALMGEWGEGGPVIAFMGEYDALPGLSQEAGIAEHRPIETGGHGHGCGHNLLGSAALLAATAVKDWLAETKVPGRVRYYGCPAEEGGAAKAFMVRSGAFEDADIAITWHPHSFWEVAVTPSLANTRADFIFTGRTSHAAASPHLGRSALDAVELMNVGVNYMREHMPSDARVHYALLDTGGIAPNVVQAHARVRYSIRARDLPGMNELVERVSKIAQGAALMTETKVEMKIISAVSNILPNAPLEQALHRVMEELGPPHFDDADKSFASQIRATLSDKDIASVYYAIGMEPTDRPLADFLVPLDAKRNPLVGSTDVGDVSWVVPTAQVHAPTVAIGTPFHTWQVVAQGKSAHAHKAMVQAAKAMAGLGIKALTEPELIKSAKADLQKRTAKTPYVCPLPDHVAPPLDMSVA